Proteins encoded together in one Cellulomonas gilvus ATCC 13127 window:
- a CDS encoding tetratricopeptide repeat protein, with protein MSASIDRWESSVSELWGRFDALSRDAGVAAMRELADACPVADGRAAFELAGMYDSMGFEAEAGAEYERALELGLDAARHAQLAVQYGSTLRNLGRLDEAIAILRAAPTHESTGSAPRLMLALALHSAGHQDEALRVALEAQLDSLPRYQRSMRAYAAALTEAAAPDDPPTP; from the coding sequence ATGAGCGCATCGATCGACCGCTGGGAGTCGTCCGTCTCTGAGCTCTGGGGCCGGTTCGACGCCCTCAGTCGCGACGCTGGTGTCGCGGCCATGCGCGAGCTCGCCGACGCCTGCCCGGTGGCCGATGGTCGCGCGGCGTTCGAGCTCGCGGGCATGTACGACTCAATGGGGTTCGAGGCGGAGGCCGGCGCCGAGTACGAGCGAGCGCTCGAGCTGGGTCTCGACGCGGCTCGGCATGCTCAGCTCGCGGTGCAGTACGGATCGACGCTGCGGAACCTCGGGCGCCTCGACGAGGCGATCGCCATCCTGCGTGCAGCCCCCACGCACGAGTCGACCGGGTCCGCTCCGCGTCTGATGCTGGCCCTGGCTCTCCACAGCGCGGGTCACCAGGATGAGGCCCTGCGTGTCGCCCTCGAGGCCCAGCTCGACTCATTGCCCCGCTACCAGCGTTCGATGCGCGCCTATGCCGCAGCGCTCACCGAGGCGGCGGCTCCGGACGATCCGCCCACACCTTGA
- a CDS encoding DUF4180 domain-containing protein, translated as MRVEVMGDQRVLVLAPDGAPVGAGNATDLIGEAWGHDVTVVAIPAQRLDPEFFRLSSGVAGELAQKLVNYHLQLAVVGDVSAHVAGSDALDAYVRESNRGRHVWFVADDAELAARLG; from the coding sequence ATGCGCGTGGAGGTCATGGGTGATCAGCGGGTCCTCGTCCTCGCCCCCGACGGGGCACCCGTCGGTGCCGGGAACGCCACCGACCTCATCGGCGAGGCATGGGGGCACGACGTGACTGTCGTCGCGATCCCCGCGCAGCGCCTCGACCCCGAGTTCTTCCGGCTGTCCAGCGGCGTCGCCGGCGAGCTCGCCCAGAAGCTCGTCAACTACCACCTGCAGCTCGCCGTGGTCGGTGACGTCAGCGCGCACGTGGCGGGCTCCGACGCGCTGGACGCCTACGTGCGCGAGTCCAACCGCGGGCGGCACGTGTGGTTCGTGGCCGACGACGCCGAGCTCGCCGCGCGCCTCGGCTGA
- a CDS encoding nitroreductase/quinone reductase family protein — protein MTGVHLTDVARRLGRTRWFARVGRATSRLDRRLQRATDGRWTVLGRPRLPQLVLTTTGRRSGEPREAVLLQVPAGEGWAVLGSNWGQAHHPAWALNLLADPRAQVTVAGRTTAVRARQASEVEAARLVAQFRDVWPGYEAYAARAGRPLLLFVLEPELGSAAS, from the coding sequence ATGACCGGCGTGCACCTCACCGACGTGGCCCGGCGGCTCGGGCGGACCCGGTGGTTCGCCCGCGTGGGCCGTGCCACCTCGCGGCTGGACCGGCGCCTCCAGCGGGCGACCGACGGTCGCTGGACCGTGCTCGGCCGCCCTCGCCTCCCGCAGCTGGTGCTGACCACCACGGGGCGCCGCAGCGGCGAGCCGCGCGAGGCGGTGCTGCTGCAGGTGCCGGCCGGGGAGGGCTGGGCGGTGCTGGGCTCGAACTGGGGCCAGGCGCACCACCCGGCCTGGGCGCTCAACCTGCTGGCAGACCCGCGCGCGCAGGTCACGGTCGCGGGACGGACCACGGCCGTGCGCGCCCGCCAGGCGTCCGAGGTCGAGGCTGCGCGCCTGGTCGCGCAGTTCCGCGACGTGTGGCCGGGGTACGAGGCGTACGCCGCGCGCGCGGGACGCCCGCTGCTGCTGTTCGTGCTCGAGCCCGAGCTCGGGTCCGCCGCCTCCTGA
- a CDS encoding ABC transporter permease, protein MLTYITRRVLASLMILLGASFIVYMLVAYSGDPLAEIRSTNSPSKEAQLQARTEMLNLNVPPALRYFLWLGGAAKCLVPFAGECDLGVTLQNQPVTAALSQAIPTTLQLVTTAAVLAIVLGISIGIVTALRQYSTLDYGVTFVSFLFFSLPVFWVAVLLKEFGAIGFNDFLRDPFIATTTIVVVSLIAALLWTVLLAGSWRRRLITFAAAFAATFAVMYFLSVTRWFSDPSLGVVVIGLTGVAIAFGATTLFAGLRNRKALYASLTTVGLGVVAYFVLQPIFESNASLWLILGLLVLSLGAAWGIGHAFGGYDRGQSRKAAMLTSFGMGALVLLDQFMQHWAEYTTNSKVRGRPIATIGAETPNLNGDFWLTGIDKYTHLILPTVALILISLASYTRYSRASMLEVMGQDYVRTARAKGLSERVVVTRHAFRNALIPLATIVAIDIGALIGGAVITESVFSFKGMGVLFLNGVRGIDPNPVMGVFLVTAITAVVFNLLADLTYSALDPRVRVKA, encoded by the coding sequence ATGCTCACCTACATCACACGACGAGTCCTGGCGTCGCTCATGATCCTTCTGGGCGCGTCGTTCATCGTCTACATGCTCGTCGCGTACAGCGGCGACCCGCTGGCCGAGATCCGGTCCACGAACTCGCCGAGCAAGGAGGCTCAGCTCCAGGCGCGCACGGAGATGCTCAATCTCAACGTGCCCCCGGCGCTGCGCTACTTCCTGTGGCTCGGTGGCGCCGCCAAGTGCCTGGTGCCGTTCGCGGGCGAGTGCGACCTCGGCGTCACGCTGCAGAACCAGCCCGTCACCGCGGCGCTCAGCCAGGCGATCCCCACCACGCTCCAGCTCGTGACCACGGCTGCGGTGCTGGCGATCGTGCTCGGCATCTCGATCGGCATCGTCACCGCCCTGCGGCAGTACTCGACGCTCGACTACGGCGTGACGTTCGTGTCCTTCCTCTTCTTCTCGCTGCCGGTGTTCTGGGTCGCGGTGCTCCTCAAGGAGTTCGGCGCGATCGGGTTCAACGACTTCCTGCGTGATCCGTTCATCGCGACCACCACGATCGTCGTGGTCTCGTTGATCGCCGCACTGCTGTGGACCGTGCTGCTCGCGGGGTCGTGGCGGCGCCGCCTCATCACGTTCGCCGCGGCCTTCGCCGCGACGTTCGCGGTCATGTACTTCCTGTCGGTGACGCGGTGGTTCAGCGACCCGTCGCTGGGTGTCGTGGTCATCGGCCTCACCGGTGTCGCCATCGCCTTCGGCGCGACGACGCTGTTCGCCGGGCTGCGCAACCGCAAGGCGCTGTACGCGTCGCTGACCACGGTCGGCCTGGGCGTCGTCGCGTACTTCGTGCTGCAGCCGATCTTCGAGTCGAACGCGAGCCTGTGGCTGATCCTCGGTCTCCTGGTGCTCTCGCTCGGCGCCGCATGGGGCATCGGTCACGCGTTCGGCGGGTACGACCGCGGGCAGTCGCGCAAGGCCGCGATGCTCACGTCGTTCGGCATGGGCGCCCTGGTGCTGCTGGACCAGTTCATGCAGCACTGGGCGGAGTACACCACCAACTCGAAGGTCCGCGGCCGGCCGATCGCCACGATCGGCGCCGAGACGCCCAACCTCAACGGCGACTTCTGGCTCACCGGGATCGACAAGTACACGCACCTGATCCTGCCCACGGTGGCCCTGATCCTCATCTCCCTCGCGTCGTACACGCGCTACTCGCGCGCCTCGATGCTCGAGGTCATGGGTCAGGACTACGTGCGCACCGCGCGGGCCAAGGGCCTCTCGGAGCGTGTGGTCGTCACGCGGCACGCGTTCCGCAACGCGCTCATCCCGCTCGCCACGATCGTCGCGATCGACATCGGCGCGCTGATCGGTGGTGCCGTCATCACCGAGTCCGTGTTCTCGTTCAAGGGCATGGGCGTGCTGTTCCTCAACGGCGTGCGCGGCATCGACCCGAACCCCGTCATGGGTGTCTTCCTGGTCACCGCCATCACCGCCGTGGTGTTCAACCTGCTCGCCGACCTCACGTACTCGGCGCTCGACCCCCGAGTGAGGGTGAAGGCATGA
- a CDS encoding exo-beta-d-1,3/1,6-glucosidase, translating into MTTENPTETLPYLDASRPVPERVADLVARMTTAEKVGQMLQLEARDDARHLIEDMHVGSVLHTSPAAVVQAHETTAQTRLRIPLLIAEDCIHGHSFWEGATIFPTQLGMAASWDPALVERAARVTAVEVAATGIHWTFSPVLCIARDLRWGRVSETFGEDPFLIGELASAMVRGYQGDGLTDPTAILATAKHFAGYSETQGGRDATEADISRRKLRAWFLPPFERVAREGCATFMLGYQSMDGTPITINDWLLSDVLRGEWGYTGTLVTDWDNVGRMVWEQHVQPDHAHAAAAAVRAGNDVVMTTPQFFEGAQQAIAQGLLDESAIDAAVSRILTLKFELGLFEDPRRPDPARIAEVVSSPAHVAANLELTRRSVVLLRNDGVLPLGGGCTPGPDERAVAPDDATTRRILVVGPNADDTDAQLGDWAGRSGQAGWLPDGHPRHLIETVLDGLRDRSPAGWQVTHARGADILELAPDPEGEFFPDGQPRPQVVVPCAPDETLIAEAVAAARDADYVVAVVGDRIELVGEGRSTATLELIGGQVALLDALAATGTPLVVVVVASKPLVLPDSALDAAAIVWAANPGMRGGQAIAEILLGLVEPSGRLPISFARHVGQQPTFYNQLRGQHGTRYADLTQRPAFAFGEGLSYTTVEYTDLEVLTPRVSADGSVAARVTLHNTGTRPALETVQVYVSDQVTSTMWADTELKAYRQVELAPGERVVVDLTVAAADCSIVDADARRVVEPGDFELRVGPSSVRERQLTGTFTITG; encoded by the coding sequence GTGACCACCGAGAACCCCACCGAGACGCTGCCGTACCTCGACGCCTCCCGGCCGGTGCCCGAGCGGGTCGCGGACCTCGTCGCCCGCATGACGACGGCGGAGAAGGTCGGCCAGATGCTGCAGCTCGAGGCACGCGACGACGCGCGCCACCTCATCGAGGACATGCACGTCGGCTCGGTGCTGCACACGTCGCCCGCGGCCGTGGTCCAGGCGCACGAGACCACGGCGCAGACGCGCCTGCGGATCCCGCTCCTGATCGCCGAGGACTGCATCCACGGCCACTCGTTCTGGGAGGGCGCGACGATCTTCCCCACGCAGCTCGGGATGGCCGCGTCGTGGGACCCCGCGCTGGTCGAGCGCGCCGCGCGCGTCACGGCCGTCGAGGTCGCCGCGACCGGCATCCACTGGACGTTCTCCCCCGTGCTCTGCATCGCGCGTGACCTGCGGTGGGGCCGGGTCTCGGAGACGTTCGGCGAGGACCCGTTCCTGATCGGCGAGCTCGCGTCGGCCATGGTCCGCGGCTACCAGGGCGACGGTCTGACGGACCCGACCGCGATCCTCGCGACCGCCAAGCACTTCGCGGGCTACTCCGAGACGCAGGGAGGGCGCGACGCGACGGAGGCCGACATCTCCCGCCGCAAGCTGCGCGCGTGGTTCCTCCCGCCGTTCGAGCGCGTGGCGCGCGAGGGCTGCGCGACGTTCATGCTGGGCTACCAGTCGATGGACGGCACCCCCATCACCATCAACGACTGGCTGCTGAGCGACGTGCTGCGCGGAGAGTGGGGCTACACGGGCACGCTCGTCACCGACTGGGACAACGTGGGCCGCATGGTCTGGGAGCAGCACGTCCAGCCGGACCACGCGCACGCGGCCGCGGCAGCCGTCCGGGCCGGCAACGACGTGGTGATGACCACGCCGCAGTTCTTCGAGGGCGCGCAGCAGGCGATCGCGCAGGGGCTGCTGGACGAGTCGGCGATCGACGCGGCCGTCTCCCGGATCCTCACGCTCAAGTTCGAGCTCGGGCTGTTCGAGGACCCGCGCCGCCCCGACCCGGCGCGCATCGCGGAGGTCGTCTCCAGCCCCGCGCACGTCGCCGCGAACCTCGAGCTGACCCGCCGGTCCGTCGTCCTGCTGCGCAACGACGGCGTGCTCCCCCTGGGCGGCGGCTGCACCCCCGGTCCCGACGAGCGTGCGGTCGCGCCCGACGACGCCACCACGCGCCGCATCCTCGTCGTCGGCCCCAACGCCGACGACACCGACGCGCAGCTGGGCGACTGGGCGGGCCGCTCCGGGCAGGCCGGCTGGCTGCCCGACGGCCACCCGCGCCACCTCATCGAGACCGTCCTCGACGGCCTGCGCGACCGCTCCCCCGCGGGGTGGCAGGTCACGCACGCACGCGGTGCCGACATCCTCGAGCTCGCGCCCGACCCCGAGGGCGAGTTCTTCCCCGACGGCCAGCCGCGTCCCCAGGTCGTCGTCCCGTGCGCGCCCGACGAGACGCTGATCGCCGAGGCCGTCGCCGCGGCCCGCGACGCGGACTACGTGGTCGCCGTGGTGGGTGACCGCATCGAGCTCGTGGGCGAGGGGCGCTCGACGGCCACGCTCGAGCTCATCGGCGGTCAGGTCGCGCTGCTCGACGCGCTCGCCGCGACCGGCACTCCGCTCGTCGTCGTCGTCGTCGCGTCCAAGCCGCTGGTGCTGCCCGACTCCGCGCTGGACGCAGCAGCGATCGTCTGGGCGGCGAACCCCGGCATGCGGGGCGGGCAGGCGATCGCCGAGATCCTGCTCGGCCTCGTCGAGCCGTCGGGACGCCTGCCGATCTCGTTCGCACGGCACGTCGGCCAGCAGCCCACGTTCTACAACCAGCTGCGGGGTCAGCACGGCACGCGTTACGCCGACCTCACGCAGCGGCCCGCGTTCGCGTTCGGCGAGGGGCTGTCCTACACCACCGTGGAGTACACCGACCTCGAGGTGCTGACCCCGCGGGTGAGCGCGGACGGCTCCGTCGCGGCACGCGTGACGCTGCACAACACCGGCACGCGCCCCGCGCTCGAGACCGTCCAGGTCTACGTCTCCGACCAGGTGACCAGCACCATGTGGGCGGACACCGAGCTCAAGGCCTACCGCCAGGTCGAGCTCGCACCCGGGGAGCGCGTCGTCGTGGACCTCACGGTCGCCGCGGCGGACTGCTCGATCGTCGACGCCGACGCGCGCCGCGTGGTCGAGCCCGGCGACTTCGAGCTGCGCGTCGGGCCCTCGTCGGTGCGCGAGCGCCAGCTGACCGGCACGTTCACGATCACCGGCTGA
- a CDS encoding ABC transporter permease — protein MTTLLENTAGVPGGTPEAPEQVKGLSQGQIVRRRFFGHRAAVISIVVLALVVVLSISAIGLGPIPGWWKYSYTQTPTLMDGGRPTLQLWPFSLGEHPFGQDRVGRDMFAMTMRGAQISLFIMLLVGSLAALVGVLIGATSGFFRGKVEAVLMRFTDMIIIIPALIAASVVARSASSVVLLAVFLGLVSWTGMARLVRGDFLTLREREFVDAARLAGASNSRIIFRHILPNAVGVITVNTTLLMSAAILTETALSYVGLGVQNPDTSLGKLISDNQAAFSTRPWLFWWPGLFIVVICLTINFIGDGLRDAFDPRQKKIVLRRVKESPASAELRQSVDARVPATGAVSPAVSGGVVEPLDDPKDAGEGNDDVDGRR, from the coding sequence ATGACGACGCTGCTCGAGAACACCGCCGGCGTGCCCGGCGGAACCCCGGAAGCGCCCGAGCAGGTCAAGGGCCTGAGCCAGGGCCAGATCGTGCGGCGCCGGTTCTTCGGCCACCGCGCGGCGGTCATCAGCATCGTGGTGCTCGCCCTGGTCGTCGTCCTGTCGATCTCCGCGATCGGCCTCGGGCCGATCCCGGGCTGGTGGAAGTACAGCTACACGCAGACGCCCACCCTGATGGACGGCGGCCGGCCCACGCTGCAGCTGTGGCCGTTCTCGTTGGGGGAGCACCCGTTCGGGCAGGACCGCGTGGGCCGCGACATGTTCGCGATGACCATGCGCGGCGCGCAGATCTCGCTGTTCATCATGCTGCTCGTGGGTTCGCTCGCCGCGCTGGTGGGCGTCCTGATCGGCGCGACGTCGGGGTTCTTCCGCGGCAAGGTCGAGGCCGTGCTCATGCGGTTCACCGACATGATCATCATCATCCCGGCGCTGATCGCGGCGTCCGTGGTCGCCCGGTCCGCCTCGAGCGTCGTGCTGCTGGCCGTGTTCCTGGGGCTGGTGTCCTGGACCGGCATGGCGCGCCTGGTGCGCGGTGACTTCCTGACGCTGCGTGAGCGCGAGTTCGTCGACGCGGCTCGTCTGGCCGGTGCGTCGAACAGCCGCATCATCTTCCGGCACATCCTGCCGAACGCGGTCGGCGTCATCACGGTCAACACCACGCTGCTGATGTCCGCGGCGATCCTCACCGAGACGGCTCTTAGCTACGTGGGACTCGGAGTGCAGAACCCGGACACGTCGCTCGGCAAGCTCATCAGCGACAACCAGGCCGCGTTCTCGACGCGTCCGTGGCTGTTCTGGTGGCCCGGCCTGTTCATCGTGGTCATCTGCCTCACCATCAACTTCATCGGCGACGGTCTGCGCGACGCGTTCGACCCCCGTCAGAAGAAGATCGTGCTGCGTCGCGTCAAGGAGTCGCCCGCGTCGGCCGAGCTCCGGCAGTCCGTGGACGCGCGCGTCCCGGCCACCGGTGCCGTCTCCCCGGCCGTGAGCGGCGGGGTCGTCGAGCCGCTCGACGACCCGAAGGACGCCGGCGAGGGCAACGACGACGTGGACGGTCGTCGGTGA
- a CDS encoding iron chaperone yields MATSRQDEGFTTEERAAMKDRAREVRKARSRTAATDPLADLLAKIAELPDEDRALAEAIHAIVTERAPGLTPKTWYGMPAYARDGKVVVFFQPASKFKARYATLGFNDTAALDDGAMWPTAFALTTIGDDETRRITDLITRAAG; encoded by the coding sequence GTGGCGACGAGCAGGCAGGACGAGGGTTTCACCACCGAGGAGCGCGCCGCGATGAAGGATCGCGCCCGGGAGGTGCGCAAGGCCCGCAGCCGCACCGCGGCCACCGACCCGCTCGCGGACCTCCTGGCCAAGATCGCCGAGCTGCCCGACGAGGACCGCGCGCTGGCCGAGGCCATCCACGCGATCGTGACCGAGCGCGCCCCGGGACTGACCCCCAAGACCTGGTACGGCATGCCCGCCTACGCGCGTGACGGGAAGGTGGTCGTGTTCTTCCAGCCCGCGAGCAAGTTCAAGGCCCGCTACGCCACGCTCGGCTTCAACGACACCGCCGCGCTCGACGACGGCGCCATGTGGCCCACCGCGTTCGCGCTGACCACCATCGGTGACGACGAGACCCGCCGCATCACCGACCTCATCACCCGCGCCGCCGGCTGA
- a CDS encoding DUF6228 family protein — protein MTAAEIFDGRTRLAFAEPAGPGKLVDYLTVRVKGPDVSASRQVYTGWAEGFAGLADYFQGLTDSWRGWDGERVFESIEADLRIAARHDGHVRLSVVLWESAEPRGWRVEAELRLDAGEQLADAARDLSALLRP, from the coding sequence GTGACGGCTGCTGAGATCTTCGACGGACGGACGCGGCTTGCGTTCGCCGAACCTGCTGGTCCCGGCAAGCTCGTGGATTACCTGACAGTTCGCGTCAAGGGACCGGATGTGTCCGCGAGCCGACAGGTCTACACGGGGTGGGCCGAAGGCTTCGCGGGGCTGGCCGACTACTTCCAGGGATTGACGGACTCGTGGCGAGGTTGGGACGGCGAGCGCGTGTTCGAGTCCATTGAGGCCGACCTGCGCATCGCGGCGAGACACGACGGCCATGTCCGCCTCTCGGTCGTGCTTTGGGAGTCCGCCGAGCCACGCGGTTGGCGGGTCGAGGCGGAGCTACGGCTTGACGCAGGCGAGCAGCTCGCCGACGCCGCCCGCGACCTTTCGGCGCTCCTGCGCCCGTAG
- a CDS encoding 4a-hydroxytetrahydrobiopterin dehydratase — MATLTGQQIADAGLVGWVNLGGCLHTRVRTGDFAAGLALVVQIGAEAEQRDHHPDVDLRYGHVDVTVVSHDAGGVTQRDVDLARRIGELAAQGGHTLHGTEVTRLDIALDTPDRTEVAPFWRAVLAYEDRPGFDDEVRDPAGALPPVWFQESGDAEPRQRWHLDVWLDPEQVQPRIDAALAAGGQVVDDDAAPRFWVLADPEGNRVCLCTWQDRG, encoded by the coding sequence ATGGCGACACTGACGGGGCAGCAGATCGCGGATGCCGGTCTGGTGGGGTGGGTCAACCTGGGCGGGTGCCTGCACACGCGGGTCCGGACGGGGGACTTCGCGGCGGGCCTGGCGCTCGTCGTGCAGATCGGCGCGGAGGCCGAGCAGCGCGACCACCACCCCGACGTGGACCTGCGGTACGGGCACGTGGACGTCACGGTCGTCAGCCACGACGCGGGGGGCGTCACGCAGCGGGACGTGGACCTGGCGCGGCGGATCGGCGAGCTTGCCGCGCAGGGCGGGCACACGCTGCACGGAACCGAGGTGACCCGGCTGGACATCGCGCTGGACACCCCGGACCGCACCGAGGTGGCGCCGTTCTGGCGCGCGGTGCTGGCCTACGAGGACCGTCCGGGCTTCGACGACGAGGTGCGGGACCCGGCGGGCGCGCTGCCCCCGGTGTGGTTCCAGGAGTCGGGGGACGCCGAGCCGCGGCAGCGGTGGCACCTCGACGTGTGGCTGGACCCGGAGCAGGTCCAGCCGCGGATCGACGCGGCGCTCGCGGCGGGCGGGCAGGTGGTCGACGACGACGCGGCGCCGCGGTTCTGGGTGCTGGCGGACCCGGAGGGCAACCGGGTGTGCCTGTGCACGTGGCAGGACCGCGGCTGA
- a CDS encoding ABC transporter family substrate-binding protein — translation MKIRRISAGIAVVAAGALVLGACSNDPSDPSTSEPSASSTGEATTGGSVTVSETNEFFSFNSSTANGNTDINSKVALVTNSHFYYIDDQLKVQRDESFGTIEKLSDDPLTVKYTVNEGKKWSDGEPIDADDLVLAWAVFSGYYDDAVYDDAGEITEGTSYFSYAGSTLGLGLTDFPEIGEDGRSITLTYSKPFSDWEVAFDLDRPAHVVAKGAGLADGAALLEVFKSVERGDSEKPKETNAELKAAADFYNTGFDSKTLPSDPGLYLSSGPYIVSDVAEGQSVTLVPNETYDGDLTPKLDQITIRTIADPSAAISALKNGEVDIVSPQANADTLAALEAVDGIQIHQGLQLAFDHIDLNSTGVFKDAKVREAFLKTIPRQAILDAIITPLQPDATVLDSFLFVPAQDGYADTIKTNGVAQFTEPDIEGAKELLAGAKPEVRILYNSNNPNRVDAFTLIAESAKQAGFTIVDEGDPEWGSRLGDGSYDASIFGWINSGVGVSGVPQIYGTQQASNFNGVSSPEADELMDQLISTIDPAEQVALQVQIEELLGKTYTTLPFFQSVGVEGVADRVQGIDTYNPNQNGVWWNVWEWTVDDAA, via the coding sequence TTGAAGATCAGGCGAATCAGCGCCGGCATCGCGGTCGTTGCCGCGGGTGCCCTGGTGCTCGGAGCGTGCTCCAACGACCCGTCCGACCCGTCCACGTCCGAGCCGTCCGCGAGCTCGACCGGCGAGGCGACGACCGGTGGCTCCGTGACGGTCTCCGAGACGAACGAGTTCTTCTCGTTCAACTCGTCGACGGCCAACGGCAACACGGACATCAACTCCAAGGTCGCCCTCGTCACGAACTCGCACTTCTACTACATCGACGACCAGCTGAAGGTTCAGCGCGACGAGTCGTTCGGCACGATCGAGAAGCTGAGCGACGACCCGTTGACCGTCAAGTACACGGTCAACGAGGGCAAGAAGTGGTCGGACGGCGAGCCGATCGACGCCGACGACCTGGTCCTGGCCTGGGCCGTCTTCTCGGGCTACTACGACGACGCCGTCTACGACGACGCGGGCGAGATCACCGAGGGCACGAGCTACTTCTCGTACGCCGGTTCGACGCTGGGCCTCGGCCTGACGGACTTCCCGGAGATCGGCGAGGACGGCCGCAGCATCACGCTGACCTACTCCAAGCCGTTCTCCGACTGGGAGGTCGCCTTCGACCTCGACCGGCCGGCGCACGTCGTGGCCAAGGGTGCCGGTCTGGCCGACGGTGCCGCCCTGCTCGAGGTCTTCAAGTCCGTCGAGCGCGGCGACAGCGAGAAGCCGAAGGAGACGAACGCGGAGCTCAAGGCCGCTGCCGACTTCTACAACACGGGCTTCGACTCCAAGACGCTCCCGAGCGACCCGGGCCTGTACCTCTCGTCCGGCCCGTACATCGTCTCCGACGTCGCCGAGGGCCAGTCGGTCACGCTGGTCCCGAACGAGACCTACGACGGCGACCTGACGCCCAAGCTGGACCAGATCACCATCCGCACCATCGCGGACCCGTCCGCGGCGATCTCGGCACTCAAGAACGGTGAGGTCGACATCGTCTCGCCGCAGGCCAACGCGGACACGCTCGCCGCGCTCGAGGCCGTCGACGGCATCCAGATCCACCAGGGTCTGCAGCTCGCGTTCGACCACATCGACCTGAACAGCACGGGTGTCTTCAAGGACGCCAAGGTGCGCGAGGCCTTCCTCAAGACGATCCCGCGCCAGGCGATCCTCGACGCGATCATCACGCCGCTGCAGCCCGACGCCACGGTGCTGGACTCCTTCCTGTTCGTCCCGGCGCAGGACGGCTACGCCGACACCATCAAGACCAACGGCGTCGCGCAGTTCACCGAGCCCGACATCGAGGGCGCCAAGGAGCTGCTCGCGGGCGCCAAGCCCGAGGTCCGCATCCTCTACAACAGCAACAACCCGAACCGCGTCGACGCGTTCACGCTGATCGCCGAGTCCGCCAAGCAGGCCGGCTTCACGATCGTCGACGAGGGCGACCCCGAGTGGGGCTCGCGCCTGGGTGACGGCTCGTACGACGCCTCGATCTTCGGCTGGATCAACTCGGGTGTCGGCGTCTCCGGCGTCCCGCAGATCTACGGCACGCAGCAGGCGTCGAACTTCAACGGCGTGTCGAGCCCCGAGGCCGACGAGCTCATGGACCAGCTGATCTCGACGATCGACCCGGCCGAGCAGGTCGCCCTGCAGGTCCAGATCGAGGAGCTGCTCGGCAAGACCTACACGACGCTGCCGTTCTTCCAGAGCGTCGGCGTGGAGGGTGTCGCGGACCGCGTCCAGGGCATCGACACCTACAACCCCAACCAGAACGGTGTCTGGTGGAACGTGTGGGAGTGGACGGTCGACGACGCGGCCTGA
- the ychF gene encoding redox-regulated ATPase YchF — MALTIGIVGLPNVGKSTLFNALTRAQVLAANYPFATIEPNVGVVPLPDPRLHQLAEVFGSERIVPATVSFVDIAGIVKGASEGEGLGNKFLANIREADAICQVTRAFADPDVVHVAGEVNPREDIEIISTELILADLQTLENAIPRLAKEVRGKKTDPEVLAAAQRALEVLQTGKTLFAAGLGDDEQVRALQLMTSKPFIYVFNTDDAGLADTAMQDELRALVAPADAIFLDAKFESELAELEEDEAREMLEANGQDEAGLDQLARVGFHTLGLQTYLTAGPKEARAWTIRQGWTAPQAAGVIHTDFQKGFIKAEVISFADLVESGSVAAARSAGKARIEGKDYVMHDGDVVEFRFNKS, encoded by the coding sequence GTGGCACTCACCATCGGCATCGTCGGCCTGCCCAACGTCGGCAAGTCCACCCTCTTCAACGCCCTGACCCGCGCGCAGGTGCTCGCCGCGAACTACCCGTTCGCGACGATCGAGCCCAACGTCGGCGTCGTGCCGTTGCCCGACCCGCGGCTCCACCAGCTCGCCGAGGTGTTCGGCTCCGAGCGGATCGTGCCGGCCACGGTGTCCTTCGTCGACATCGCGGGCATCGTCAAGGGCGCGTCCGAGGGCGAGGGGCTCGGCAACAAGTTCCTCGCCAACATCCGCGAGGCGGACGCGATCTGCCAGGTCACGCGCGCGTTCGCCGACCCGGACGTGGTGCACGTCGCGGGTGAGGTGAACCCCCGCGAGGACATCGAGATCATCTCCACCGAGCTGATCCTCGCGGACCTCCAGACGCTCGAGAACGCCATCCCGCGTCTGGCGAAGGAGGTGCGCGGCAAGAAGACGGACCCCGAGGTCCTCGCCGCCGCGCAGCGTGCGCTCGAGGTGCTGCAGACCGGCAAGACGCTGTTCGCCGCGGGCCTCGGCGACGACGAGCAGGTCCGGGCGCTGCAGCTGATGACCTCCAAGCCGTTCATCTACGTCTTCAACACCGACGACGCCGGCCTGGCCGACACCGCGATGCAGGACGAGCTGCGCGCGCTGGTCGCACCCGCCGACGCGATCTTCCTGGACGCCAAGTTCGAGTCCGAGCTCGCCGAGCTGGAGGAGGACGAGGCCCGCGAGATGCTCGAGGCCAACGGCCAGGACGAGGCCGGCCTGGACCAGCTCGCACGCGTCGGGTTCCACACCCTGGGCCTGCAGACCTACCTCACGGCCGGACCCAAGGAGGCCCGCGCCTGGACCATCCGCCAGGGTTGGACCGCCCCGCAGGCCGCCGGTGTCATCCACACCGACTTCCAGAAGGGCTTCATCAAGGCCGAGGTCATCTCGTTCGCCGACCTGGTCGAGTCCGGCTCGGTGGCCGCCGCGCGTTCGGCGGGCAAGGCCCGCATCGAGGGCAAGGACTACGTCATGCACGACGGCGACGTGGTGGAGTTCCGTTTCAATAAGTCGTGA